The following are from one region of the Gemmatimonadaceae bacterium genome:
- the ftsH gene encoding ATP-dependent zinc metalloprotease FtsH, producing MSQKPKAPGKWGKASKQLSFWVLLVLLAGTLFTYMSGAKEAAPQISYTQYNQEVERGNVAAVTMQEGKLVTGEFRTRVQINNRPASRFTVLLPIKDSDREVTRLQEKGVQIRAERESTSFGSVIFMILPYIIIFGAWMLILRQMQSGGAKAFSFGKSKAKLLTADSPKVTFADVAGADEAKVELEEIIEFLKDPQKFTKLGGRLPKGALLVGSPGTGKTLLARAVAGEAGRPFFSMSGSDFVEMFVGVGASRVRDLFEQGKAHAPCIIFIDEIDAVGRHRGAGLGGGHDEREQTLNQLLVEMDGFESNDGVILIAATNRPDVLDPALLRPGRFDRQIVVDAPDLRGREGILKVHTRNKPMADDVNITTLARGTPGMSGADLANLVNEGALLAARRNHDKVYMVDLEDAKDKVMLGVERKSMVMSEQERKLTAYHEGGHAVCTIKTKGNDPLHKVTIVPRGRAMGLAFTLPEDDRLSITREQLEAMLVRMYGGRVAEELVFGHERVTTGASSDIQQATGLARRYVSQWGLSDAIGPILVGDNEQELFLGRELQTRREVSERTAQLVDSEVTRVIKEAYARAKETLTENLALLHTVAAALLDRETLTGDEVQQLARGETLAPRPAPPPLPPAAVKESSPAQPKPAKPPLFGGPEVAPA from the coding sequence ATGTCACAGAAACCAAAGGCTCCGGGAAAATGGGGCAAGGCCTCGAAGCAGCTCTCATTCTGGGTGCTGCTCGTCCTGCTCGCCGGAACTCTGTTCACATACATGTCGGGCGCGAAGGAAGCCGCACCGCAGATCTCCTATACCCAGTACAATCAGGAGGTCGAGCGAGGCAACGTTGCCGCCGTCACCATGCAGGAAGGGAAGCTCGTCACGGGTGAGTTCCGGACTCGTGTACAGATCAACAACAGGCCGGCGTCCCGCTTCACCGTTCTCCTTCCGATCAAGGATTCCGATCGTGAGGTGACACGATTGCAGGAGAAGGGAGTGCAGATTCGCGCCGAACGCGAAAGCACCTCGTTCGGCAGCGTGATCTTCATGATTCTGCCCTACATAATAATCTTCGGCGCGTGGATGCTCATCCTCCGCCAGATGCAGTCGGGCGGCGCGAAGGCTTTCTCGTTCGGCAAGTCGAAGGCGAAACTGCTCACCGCTGATTCGCCCAAGGTCACTTTCGCCGACGTCGCCGGAGCAGATGAAGCAAAGGTCGAGCTCGAAGAGATCATCGAGTTCCTGAAGGATCCTCAGAAGTTCACCAAGCTCGGCGGACGCCTTCCCAAAGGCGCGCTTCTTGTCGGTTCTCCAGGCACAGGGAAGACGCTCCTTGCTCGCGCGGTAGCCGGCGAGGCTGGCCGTCCGTTCTTCTCCATGTCCGGTTCCGATTTCGTCGAGATGTTCGTAGGGGTCGGCGCGTCTCGAGTGCGTGATCTATTCGAGCAGGGCAAGGCGCATGCGCCGTGCATCATCTTCATCGACGAGATCGACGCCGTCGGCCGCCACCGCGGCGCGGGGCTTGGCGGCGGACACGACGAACGTGAGCAGACGCTCAATCAGCTTCTCGTGGAGATGGACGGGTTCGAGTCGAATGACGGTGTCATTCTCATCGCGGCGACGAACCGTCCCGACGTTCTCGATCCCGCGCTCCTGAGGCCGGGCCGGTTCGACCGTCAGATTGTCGTCGACGCTCCCGACCTGCGCGGACGCGAGGGCATTCTCAAGGTCCACACGCGCAACAAGCCGATGGCGGACGACGTCAACATCACGACACTTGCCCGTGGAACTCCGGGCATGTCCGGTGCGGACCTGGCCAATCTCGTGAACGAAGGCGCGCTGCTCGCTGCTCGCCGGAATCACGATAAGGTCTATATGGTAGACCTCGAGGACGCGAAGGATAAAGTCATGCTTGGCGTCGAGCGGAAGTCCATGGTGATGAGCGAGCAGGAGCGCAAGCTCACCGCCTATCACGAAGGTGGGCACGCTGTGTGCACGATCAAGACAAAGGGCAACGACCCGCTCCACAAGGTCACGATTGTTCCCCGCGGTCGCGCGATGGGTCTCGCTTTCACTCTGCCGGAGGATGACCGTCTGTCGATCACCCGGGAACAGCTCGAAGCGATGCTGGTGCGCATGTACGGCGGGAGGGTTGCCGAGGAGCTGGTGTTCGGTCACGAACGGGTGACGACGGGCGCGTCGAGCGACATCCAGCAGGCCACGGGACTGGCGCGACGGTATGTGAGCCAGTGGGGATTGTCGGACGCGATCGGCCCGATACTGGTTGGCGACAACGAGCAGGAGCTCTTCCTGGGACGCGAGCTTCAGACGAGACGTGAAGTCTCTGAGCGCACTGCCCAGCTCGTGGATTCGGAAGTGACGCGCGTGATCAAGGAAGCGTACGCGCGCGCAAAGGAAACGCTGACCGAGAACCTTGCACTGCTGCACACCGTGGCTGCGGCACTTCTCGATCGTGAAACACTTACCGGCGACGAGGTGCAACAGCTGGCGCGCGGCGAAACGCTCGCCCCGCGGCCGGCACCGCCTCCGCTTCCGCCGGCCGCAGTGAAGGAATCGTCGCCGGCGCAGCCGAAGCCGGCCAAGCCCCCGCTCTTCGGTGGACCGGAGGTCGCTCCTGCGTGA
- the hpt gene encoding hypoxanthine phosphoribosyltransferase — protein sequence MTSAVADPRLSGRTVKRIAFDEETIAGRVAELGAEITAAYPDGELLVLGLLKGSFIFLSDLVRQITRPLQVDFLVAASYGDATVSSGTVRLLYDPETRLEGKQILLVEDIVDSGRTLNKLMALLEERSPRSLGICALLHKRIADELHYETRFVGFDAPNEFLVGYGLDHAENFRHLPYIASLQ from the coding sequence GTGACGAGCGCTGTCGCCGACCCACGCCTTTCCGGCCGCACCGTCAAACGAATTGCATTCGACGAAGAGACAATCGCTGGACGCGTCGCGGAGCTGGGCGCCGAAATCACTGCCGCCTACCCGGACGGCGAGCTTCTCGTTCTCGGATTGCTCAAGGGGAGCTTTATCTTTCTGAGCGACCTCGTACGACAGATCACGCGGCCCCTGCAGGTGGATTTCCTCGTTGCGGCGAGCTACGGGGACGCAACGGTCTCCAGCGGTACTGTGAGATTGCTTTACGATCCCGAGACGCGTCTTGAGGGAAAGCAGATCCTGCTCGTGGAGGACATCGTCGACTCCGGCCGCACGCTCAACAAGCTTATGGCGCTCCTCGAGGAGCGCTCGCCGCGCTCGCTCGGAATTTGCGCTCTTTTACACAAACGGATCGCCGACGAGTTGCACTACGAGACCAGATTCGTCGGATTTGATGCACCCAACGAGTTCCTTGTGGGGTATGGATTGGATCACGCGGAAAATTTCCGCCATTTGCCGTACATAGCGAGTTTGCAGTAA
- the folP gene encoding dihydropteroate synthase, with protein MTGIGEQHGAVKEPRRLRAGSNEIVLDHPIVIGIINVTPDSFTDGGNFFSPANAVAHARRLVADGADALEIGGESTRPGATAVEPEEEIRRVVPVVVAVRERWPDLPISVDTNKAEVAAAALRVGATMVNDVSALRLDPMMGRVVRWSDCAVILMHSRGDVSEMASYDHADYGDDPVATIIGELASRAKYAESIGVARERIVLDPGLGFSKRTEHSRAVLLGLDVLAECGYPVMVGTSRKRFVKEGMAEGLAAMKGAGEPVDPAEFSIAERDAGTVGASIVALTRGAMLFRVHDVRAHRRALDVAWSIIKSDHS; from the coding sequence GTGACGGGAATTGGCGAGCAGCACGGCGCGGTGAAGGAGCCGCGCCGGCTGCGCGCCGGCTCGAATGAAATCGTTCTCGATCACCCAATTGTAATCGGCATCATCAACGTTACCCCCGACAGCTTCACCGACGGGGGTAATTTTTTTTCGCCCGCGAACGCCGTGGCGCATGCGAGGCGGTTGGTTGCCGATGGCGCGGATGCCCTCGAGATCGGCGGCGAATCAACGAGGCCCGGCGCGACTGCAGTCGAGCCGGAAGAAGAGATCAGGCGCGTGGTTCCGGTCGTTGTAGCGGTGCGCGAGCGCTGGCCTGACCTTCCAATCTCGGTCGACACGAACAAGGCGGAGGTGGCTGCGGCCGCGCTCAGGGTCGGCGCAACGATGGTGAACGACGTATCGGCCCTCCGGCTCGATCCGATGATGGGGCGAGTTGTCCGGTGGAGCGACTGCGCCGTGATTCTGATGCACTCGCGGGGCGACGTCTCGGAGATGGCCAGCTACGACCACGCGGACTACGGAGACGATCCCGTCGCGACGATAATTGGAGAGCTGGCGTCGCGGGCGAAATACGCCGAGTCGATCGGGGTCGCGCGGGAGCGCATCGTGCTCGACCCGGGGCTTGGCTTTTCAAAGCGCACAGAGCACTCACGCGCGGTGCTGCTAGGACTGGATGTTCTCGCGGAGTGCGGGTACCCGGTCATGGTGGGCACATCGAGGAAGCGATTCGTGAAGGAGGGGATGGCCGAGGGTTTGGCTGCTATGAAGGGAGCCGGCGAACCTGTGGATCCGGCCGAGTTTTCAATCGCCGAGCGCGACGCGGGCACGGTAGGCGCGAGTATTGTCGCGCTGACCCGGGGTGCGATGCTCTTTCGCGTGCATGATGTGCGCGCGCACCGCCGCGCGCTCGATGTGGCATGGTCGATCATCAAGAGCGACCACAGCTGA
- the tilS gene encoding tRNA lysidine(34) synthetase TilS, whose amino-acid sequence MHAVGAEFTGLRRVLLAVSGGIDSMVLLHAAASLPKAKRPTLLVASFDHGTGAPARRAVEVVRRRARDLGLAFTTARTQASATTEHEWRMARWAFLRGKASQFRAPIATAHTLDDQIETVFIRILRDAGPRGLAALFADSEVIRPFLHLRRSDIARYSELHGVPYVEDPTNAARSHLRNRVRHDLLPAISKLHPRFPKQLLSIAKRSAEWRARMAEIADEIDVRQGEDGSLRIARADLRGYDAESLRALWPTIAARANVVMDRRGTHRLAEFTTKGVTGGSIQLSGGVEVRMFRDHLLLRRWDWRRVEATRASRLVLLPPLSVEQLERM is encoded by the coding sequence ATGCATGCGGTCGGAGCGGAATTCACCGGGCTCCGCCGCGTGCTGTTGGCCGTATCCGGCGGCATCGACTCGATGGTGCTGCTGCACGCTGCCGCGTCCCTTCCAAAGGCGAAACGGCCGACGCTTCTCGTCGCCAGTTTCGATCATGGAACCGGTGCGCCGGCCAGGCGGGCAGTGGAGGTTGTCCGCCGCCGCGCCAGAGACCTTGGCCTGGCGTTCACAACGGCGAGGACGCAGGCATCCGCCACCACGGAGCACGAGTGGCGAATGGCCCGCTGGGCGTTCCTCAGAGGGAAGGCATCCCAATTTCGGGCTCCGATCGCAACCGCTCACACGCTGGACGATCAGATCGAGACAGTATTCATCCGCATTCTGAGAGATGCCGGCCCGCGCGGACTCGCGGCGCTGTTCGCGGACTCCGAGGTCATTCGCCCATTCCTCCATCTCCGCCGCTCCGACATTGCGCGCTATTCGGAGCTGCATGGCGTCCCGTACGTCGAGGACCCGACGAACGCCGCGCGGTCGCATCTTCGAAATCGCGTGCGTCACGATTTGCTTCCCGCCATCTCGAAGCTCCATCCCCGATTTCCGAAGCAGCTTCTGTCGATCGCGAAACGTTCCGCCGAGTGGCGCGCGCGGATGGCTGAGATTGCCGACGAAATCGACGTGCGGCAGGGAGAGGACGGCTCTCTTCGCATTGCGAGGGCCGACCTGCGGGGATATGATGCTGAATCTCTTCGCGCGCTCTGGCCGACCATCGCGGCGAGGGCCAATGTGGTGATGGATCGTCGAGGAACCCACCGTCTTGCCGAGTTTACAACGAAAGGTGTGACCGGCGGCTCGATTCAGCTCTCTGGAGGGGTCGAAGTCCGAATGTTTCGCGATCACTTGCTGCTTCGCAGATGGGACTGGCGACGGGTGGAAGCAACGCGCGCGTCGAGACTTGTGCTGCTCCCGCCACTCAGTGTCGAGCAGCTGGAGCGGATGTGA